The genomic window GTCTAATGAGGACATGGCGCAGGCTGTAAAGATAACAAACGGCAAGGCTCTGCTTGAAGCATCGGGCAATGTCACAGCCGAGACTATCAGGGGCATAGCTGAGACTGGTGTTGACATCATATCGCTCGGTGCGCTGACTCATTCCGTCAAGGCGTTTGATATTTCAATGAAGATAGATAAATAATACAAGGGGCTCTGGTTTCAGAGCCTTTTGCACAATACAAAAAAGGGAGAATTATCATGGGAGATAAGGATTTTATTCAGGAGCAGTATGAAGCTGAACAGCGCATGGGCAACAACCAGCCGCTGGGTGGCTATCCGCAGCAAGGATATCCGCAACAGAGATACCCTCAGCAAGGCTATCCGCAGCCGCAGGTATATCAGACGCCGGGCGGCGTGAGCGTAAGGGCGAGCATAAACGGCAGGCCTGCAAACAACAGCGCTGATGCGAGCTTTGTTTTCAAGCTGCTCGGCGGGATATTCATGGGGATCGGCATTATACTGGCTCTTGTATGCATACTTGTATCAAATACCATGAACGACAAATACGACCGCTGCACTGAAACGACGACAGGTGTTGTCATAAAGAACGTTATAAATGACGACGGGGCATATGCTCCTATATTCAGATACGAGGTTGACGGTCAGGAATACGAGGACAAAAGCAGTTTCTCGACAAAGCCTGCAAAATATGATGTCGGCGAAGAAGTCGAGGTACACTACAACCCCGACAAGCCGAAGGAATACTACGTTGACAAGGCCTTAATAATTGTGCAGGTGATACTGTATGCTATCGGAGGATTTTTCTTCGTGTTCGGGCTGATATTCTTAATAGTAGGCATAAACATAAAAAGGAAAGAACAGAGTGTATAAGCAATGGCAAAAAAGATAGTAATAACAGACCCTGTAAAGATAAGAAGGTTCATGCTCATATTCGGGCTGGTATTTATCATCGGCGGTGTGTCAGCACTCGGTCTTGGTATATGGTCGGGTCTTAAAACAAAGGAAAAGAACGACAAATGCACAGCAACAGCCGCAGCGACAGTTATTGACTACGAAACATACACTGAGTATCACAAAAAGAAAACTGCCACAAACAAGCATAGAGCATCTACTGATTACAGACTTGTTTACGAATTCGAGGTCGCCGGTGAGACATATGTCGGCAGCGATAATGATGTAGGCTCAAATCTGAAGCCTTACGCTCTTGGCACAAAGCTCGAAATCCACTACGACCCGAAAGACCCTGACAACAGCTATTTTTACGACACATCAAACGTCAAGATGTATGCAGGCATAGGCGTCGGTGTACTGTTTCTGATAATAGGCATATTAGTAGCAAGCGGCAAACTTAAAAAAACAACTGACTGACGTAAAGTTATCATAACAAAGGAGGCATAAGCTATGGCATCAATTATGGACGGTGAGAGGCAATTTCACATCAAGGCAAAACAGGGAGAGATAGGCAGATACTGCATTCTGCCCGGTGACGAAGACAGGGTGCCGGTGATAGCGGCTTACCTTGAAAACGCAAAACAGATAGCAAAGAACAGAGAATTCAATGTATACACAGGCTACCTGAACGGCGAGATGGTGACTGTATGCTCGACAGGCATCGGCGGGCCTTCGGCGGCGATAGCTGTTGAGGAGCTTGTAAAATGCGGTGCTGACACGTTTATCAGAGTCGGCACGAGCGGCGGCATTGACCTGAAGGTATGGGGCGGCGATCTGGTAATTGCAAGTGCTGCTATAAGGGGCGAGGGCACCACATACGAATATCTTCCGAAGGACTACCCGGCTGTGGCGGACTTTGAGGTTATAGAAGCGCTTAAGAGTTCAGCCGAAACCCTCTCTTCCGACGAGGACGGCAACAGGTATCACATAGGCGTTGTACACTCAAAGGACAGCTTTTACGGCGAGGTCGAGCCTGACAACTCCCCTGTCGGCGAGGACATAAAGTACAGGTGGGACGCTTATCTAAAATGCGGCTGTCTGACCTCGGAAATGGAATGTGCGGCAGTTTATGCAGCATCTATTGCAAGGAGAGCACGCTGCGGCGCTGTGCTTACAGCCATATGGAATGTCGAGCGCTCAAAGGCAGGCCTGCCTGACAACATCACAAACGATTCGACAAGAGCGATAAAGTGCGTGATCGGCGCAATAGAGCGGCTTATAAAAGCTGACAAGGCAAAGAAATAATTATGAAAACAGCAGGCAGAGGAATGACCCTCTGCCTGCATTTTTTGCTCAGAATATCTGAGTGGGCAGTTTTTGTTTCACCTTTGGCGGAAAGCCCTTATCAAAGGCCTCTGCCTCGTCATCAGGAACATAATAGCCCTGCGGTGTAAGATAAACGCCCGTCACATCGTCAAGGTAGCCTGCTTTGAGCTCCTTGCACAGAAAGAACGAAGAATCTGCGTCCTCTGGGAGGTCGTGATATCTGATACCGAAGCGTGACGAATAGTCAAATCCGCTCTTGCCGTAGAAGCCGATATTGCCCTCAAACAGCACTGCGCCGAAGCCCATTTCTGCTGCCTTTTCAAGCGAATAGTCAAGCAGCATCTTGCCGTAGCCACGGCGTTTGAGCTCGGGGGTTATACAAATAGGCCCCATTGTCAGCACGTCAACTTCCCTGCCGTCGTCTGCCTTGATGATAGTCTTCATAAACATATTCTGACCTATCAGCCGGCCGTCCTTAAGCATGACAAAGTCAAGCTCTTTGACAAATGCAGGGTCATTTCTTAAAACGTGGATAACGTAATGCTCGGTACAGCCCGGACGGTAAACGTTCCAGAATGATTCTCTTATGAGGTTTTCTACCTCTCTGTGCTCTGTTTCCTTTTCGATGCGAATTATTATGTCATTTTTATTCATTGTTTTTCCTCCTGAAAAATTGTTGACTTCAACTACTTTAACAAAAGCGGGAGGTTTGTTAAGATCGAATGCAAACCTCCCGGTCAGCAGACAATCTCTCGTGAATCGTACTTTTTCAAACAGCACTCTCCTAAGTTATATAATTTATGGCTCACGCCACAGGTATATTATATACCAAAGGCCATTATTTGTCAAGCAAAACAAGAGGCCCAAGGCAGCAAACGAACACTCAGCTCGTTTACCTCCTTAAGACCTCTTGAATCAATATAGGAGTATGTAATTATCCAAAGCCCGGAAAATGGCACCGGGCTTTATGAAGTATGATCTGTCTGTTAGTCAAAAAGTGCTGTGGAAAGATATCTCTCACCTGTGTCAGGGAGGAGAGCAACGATCGTCTTGCCCTTGTTCTCGGGTCTCTTGGCAAGCTCTGCTGCAGCGTAGAGTGCAGCACCGGAGGAGATACCTACGAGCACGCCCTCAGCCCTTGCAAAAGCAGCACCCTTCTGGAATGCGCCCTCGTTAGGCACCTTGATGACCTCATCGTATACCTTTGTATCAAGAGTATCGGGCACGAAGCCTGCGCCTATACCCTGTATCTTATGAGCACCGGACTTGCCCTCGGAAAGGACAGGTGATGTCTCAGGCTCAACAGCTACAACCTTGACATTGGGATCCTGCTGCTTAAGATATCTGCCGACACCGGAAACTGTACCGCCTGTGCCGACACCTGCGATAAAGATATCTACCTTACCGTCTGTATCGTTCCAGATCTCAGGGCCTGTTGTCTCGAAATGTGCCTGCGGATTTGCAGGGTTCACGAACTGGCCTAAGATAACTGCATTTTCTATCTCCTTTGAGAGCTCCTCAGCCTTAGCGATAGCGCCCTTCATGCCCTTGCTGCCCTCTGTGAGGACAACCTTAGCACCGTAAGCCTTAAGAAGGTTTCTTCTCTCAACGCTCATTGTCTCAGGCATTGTGAGGATGACTGTATAGCCCTTGGAAACACCAACTGCTGCAAGGCCGATACCTGTATTGCCTGATGTAGGCTCGATGATAGTTGAACCTGCCTTGAGCACGCCCTTCTTCTCAGCGTCCTCGATCATAGCCTTTGCTACTCTGTCCTTTACAGAGCCTGCGGGGTTGAAAAGTTCGAGCTTTGCGAGTATCTTAGCATCAATACCCTCAGCTGCTGCGAAGCGTGAAGCTTCAAGAATGGGTGTACCGCCTATAAGCTCGGATACATTTGATTTTACGTTTGACATAGTATTCAGTTCCTTTCTTTATAAAAATTCAGAGACACAGCAATAATTTATTCTGTTTTGCTTTCTGCCTGCTGTCTCTGTATTTCATCTTTACTGTGATTACATAATATCATATTATTCCTACTTTGTCAATAGGATTATATGGAATTTGTCAGATAAAACAAAATGCCAGTGCTATTTAAAGCACCGGCTATGCATTTTATACATATTTTCAGAAGCAATACTCTATTACGCAGCAGCTTTTACCCTGCTCATCAGCTATTTCTGTGACAACGTTGTCATCACTTACCCACGCACGGGCAGCTGCTGACTGCTTTTTAAGGGGCTGCTTATACTCTATCCTTACACGGCGGACCTCTCTCCCCTCTGGGATAAAGTCCTCTGACAGCTCGATATATCTGGCGTTATTCACATGGCCGTACATATCGACAAAGCTGCCATAGACTGCGAGCTGTGAAGTTTTATCAGGCTCGCTTTCCGGGAGAGCGACTTTTCGTGAAGTGTATTCCATATCATAAGCCGGGTGCTTTTCGACCTTATCTGCGAGCTCCTGCGGTATCTTTACAGGGCGTGAGGTCGCAGGGTCGGCAAATGCACCTGTCTCATAAGCGCAGGCACAGACATTGCCCGAGCTGTCGGTAATAATTGTATTACGGAAACCATACATTCTCTTAAGCTCATAGCACCATGTAGATACTGTGAGCTGCTCGCCGTAGACAAGAAAACGCTTTATATCTATCTGTCTTGAAACGAGGAACATTACATTTCCTGTCTGTGCAAAATAGGGCTTAAGTGTAGTGTCGGCCTGCAAATGGTCAAAGGCGCAGTCCTGAAGCATATCAACAAGTGCTGACAGGCGTATATGGCCGTTTTGCGCTATATCACTTACCTCTACTCTGCGTGAAATACTAAGCATATTTATTCACCCACATCACAGAGCGTGCATGAAAAAGACCACACACGCCCGTATTTTTTCATATTACAGGGAGGAGACCGTTATCTCTCCCTCATCGTCTGCCGAAATAGCAGCAGCTGATATCTTATCATCAGAATCAATAAGGATAGATGCGATCTTATCCTCGATATCATTTCTGATAACACGTCTGATATCTCTTGCACCGAGGTGCTTATTGTGGCTCTTCTTAGCTATTGCCTTAAGTGCCTTATCGTCATAGGAGAGCTTGATATTCTTCTCCTCAAGCGGCTCCTTCATCTCGTCGAGCATGAGGGCTGCTATCTTTGCATAGTCCTCCTCTGTAAGAGGATTGAAGACGATGACTTCATCTATTCTGCCAAGGAATTCTGGGCGCAGGAAGTCTTTAAGAGCCTTCATAGCCTTATCGTGAGATATTTCAGAGTCGGTCTTATTAAAGCCGACACCTGTATCCTTATCGGTAGAGCCTGCGTTAGAGGTCATGACGATAACTGTATTCTCAAAGGAAACGCTTCTGCCCTGCGAATCGTTTATCTTGCCCTCGTCAAGTATCTGGAGCAGGATATTCATAACGTCCGGGTGAGCCTTTTCTATCTCATCAAAGAGTATTACACTGTAAGGACGGCGGCGCACCTTTTCTGTGAGCTGGCCGGCATCGTCAAAGCCGACATATCCCGGAGGTGAGCCGATGAGCTTTGAAACGCTGTGCTTTTCCATATACTCAGACATATCAACTCTGATAAGCGGCTCTGTAGCGTCAAACAGCGTCTCGCCGAGCACCTTGACAAGCTCTGTCTTTCCGACACCTGTGGGGCCTACGAAGATAAACGATGCAGGTCTTCTGCGCTTTGCAAGCTGAACTCTTGTACGTCTGATAGCGTTGGAGACTTTCTCAATTGCTTCCTGCTGGCCTATGATACGCTTTGAAAGCTCGTCCTTTAAGCCCCTTATCTTGGAATACTCTGTTGTAGCTATCTTATTTGCCGGGATACCTGTCCATAGCTCTATTACCTTTGAGAGGTCTTCTTCTGTGACTGATATCTCAGCGAGCTTATCCTCGACCTCTTTGAGCCTGTTCTCTATACGGGATATCTCAGCCTTTTCTGTAGCAAGTATCTCATAGTCGGGGTTTTCATTCTCCTCATAGCCCTCAACGAGCTCCTTATGCTTTTTGAGCTCCTCGTTGAGCTTATCGAATTCTGCTATCTCAGGGGTGTTGATGCTCTTTAAAGCGCACGCTTCATCGAGCAGGTCGATAGCCTTATCCGGCAGGAAACGGTCATTGATATACCTCTCGGAAAGCACAGCGCACATCTTAAGAGTATATGCGTCGATATGCACTCTATGGTGCTTTTCGTAGTATTTGCTGATGCCTTTAAGCACCTCTGTCGTCTCCTCGACAGTAGGCTCGGTAATAGTCACAGGCTGGAAGCGGCGTTCAAGAGCTGCGTCCTTCTCGATATACTTTCTGTACTCCTTGAAGGTGGTCGCACCTATGACCTGTATCTCGCCTCTTGAAAGAGACGGCTTAAGGATATTGGCGGCATTCATGGTACCCTCGCTGTCGCCTGTGCCTACAAGAGTATGCACCTCGTCGATAAAGAGTATGATATTGCCTTCCTTTTTAACCTCCTCGACAAGACCCTTACAGCGGCTCTCAAACTGGCCTCTGAACTGAGTGCCTGCAACAAGTGCAGTAAGGTCGAGAAGATATATCTCCTTGCCCTGGAGGTGGTATGGCACATTGCCTGCGACTATACGCTGAGCGATACCCTCAGCGATAGCAGTCTTGCCGACACCGGGCTCACCGATAAGGCAAGGGTTATTCTTCTGTCTGCGTGAGAGTATCTGGATAACTCTGTCACATTCACGCTCACGGCCGATAATATTATCGAGTTTGCCCTCTCTTGCACGCTCGGTCAGGTTAGTACAGAAGTTATTGAGGAATTTAAGCTCCTTTTTCTTCTTTTCCTTTGCCTTTTCGCTGCGCTTATCAGTCTTTGCATCACCCTGTGTCTTCTCAGGGTTGAAAGCATTGCCAAAGAGGTTGCTTAAGAAATTGGGCATAGTATTGCTGCCGCCCATTTCAAAGTCATTACCGTCGGTGATATCCATGAGCTGGTCGCTCATAGCCTGCACTTCCTCATCGGTAATGCCCATCTGCTTCATATAATCCTCGACCTGAGATATGCCGAGCTCTCTTGCACAAACAAGACAAAGGCCCTCATTTTTCTTTGCGCTCGGGTCTTTCATATTCATCTGCGATATAAACACAACCGCAGGACGCTTTTTACAGCGTGAGCACATCATCATAATGTCATCAAACCTTTCTTTCTATATTACAAAAAACGTGTATTCCGGTCAACTGAAAAAGCTGTAGAAGAACTTAAGTATAACAGTGTCTTCTATAGTTTCAAGGTCAAACGGTGAGACACCGCCGCCTGTCATCTTTACAGCAAGGCTTATAAAATAAGTATATATCACCACTGTAACAACACCACTGAAAAAGCCTAAAGCTGCGCCTAACAGTGTATCCGTCTTCTTGACGAGCTCAAAGCGCTTCATAACGCCGCTCGCCATGATTATTATGCTTATGATTATCTTAAGCAGCACAAATATCAGGATGATAAGCCCGTCACGCACAAAGCGCTTGACTATCGGCGAGAGTATATGCTCCTCGATATAGCCTGCTGCCCTGTCCTTATCGTCATCGGCAGCGGCTTTAAGAGCTTCCTTCAGGCTGTCTGTGCTGTCCTTTAGTATCTCGTTGAACTGCTCTCTGTCAATATTATACTTTTCAAATGTTTCATCTGAGATATTCGGGCTCTTTGCAAAGTCGTCAACTATCTTATTGATATCCTTATCTGTTTCGATGCCCTTATCATCAAGGTAGCCCTGAACGTTATCGCCCATTTCGCCGTCCTTGGCTATAGCTTTATTGAGCTCATCAGAATCAATATCACCATCGACGCCGTTGTTTCTGAGCACCTCTTCTATCATAGCACCGGTATCGACCTGTTCGACGAAGTTCTTTGCAAACTGTGTCGTGCCGTCCTTGAAATAGGCATCATACACTGCACTGTGAGCGGCAATGCCCACAACAACTGCGATAATAAAAGCCACGATACTGCCGACAACGCCGAATATCGTTTTGACAAAGCCTTTAAGCGCACAAATAAGAGTTGAGAAAAGAATAATAAGGATTATTGCTATATCAAATATGCTCACAGGCTCACACTCCCTTTATTACGTCAGTTTTTGAATTCTATCTTATTGATATCACGGTAGCCTATGAATATTAGTGAATCTTCAAGGTACACAAAGCCAACATAGTCATTTGAAACGGCTGCCGTAGCGGTGAGATGTGCATCAAAATCATAGCATTCGGCGCTGTGCTCGCTGAGCATGAATACATTGTCGTCATTGCTGACAAGAGCCTTTACCCTGCCGGAAATAAGCTCTGCATCGCCTGAAAGGTCAGCATCGTCGCTGTCCCATATCATAAGCTCGGAAGCCCCACGCTTGACTGTGCTGACTGCAACGCTGCACACATTCTCATTAGATGTATATGCGCAAAGCTCACCCTGATAGTCATATTTATCTATCACATCGCCCGTCTTATCAAGCTTATAGAGAGCCGAGTCACCTATAGCCCAGATATCGTCTGAGGCATTCTGCTGAACACTGAGAACAAGCGTATCGAGCTCATCTGAGACCATTGCCTCACCCTCGGAGGAGAAATCAAGCTCTGTTACAGCGCTCTTTGTCTGGCCGTCCTTTGAGCTGAATGTTGAGATAAAGCAGCCCGAGCCGTCGTCATTTATATCAAGGCTCATTATACGCTTATTTGATGCCCACCTGTAGACCTCATTGCCCTCCTCGTCATACACGGTAAGGCAGGAGTCATACTTCACAGCGTCGGTAACGACTGCTATCAGGTCGTCCTCCATAGCTGCTATGAGAATAGTATCATCGAGTTTCTTTTTATACTGCTCACCCTTGGCATTTACTATCTCGAAGGTATTGCCGCCGTTTTCATAGACGAGCATCTTCTTGCCGTAAACGCAGGCTGACGGGTGAGCAAGGTTATGCTGAACGGTATTTATCAGGTTGCCCGAGATATCGAAAAACTTGACAGCCGAGTCATCGACGGTCACGAACATCTCATCACAGGTATACAGCTTTGCCGTGCCGTTATCAGACAGCGAAAGCGGAAAGTTGCCCTCGGCGAGCTTACCGTCATTGACTATCAGACCGTGAGGCTTATCAAATATACCTTTGAGCTTAGGCACCCACATATTTCTCAGAGCAAACACCACCGCTGCTATTGCGAGGATTACAAACACAACTATCAGCCGTTTCAACAGTTTCTTGCGTTTATGCACCTTTCTCGCAGAGCGCAGATCAGTAGACTCTGCTGTACCCTTTGCCATTTATTATTCCTCCAGTTTTGTTTCTTCCCTTTATATCAGTAAAAGACTCTGTTGAGGTAAAGCCCCTGCGGAGGGACGGTCTTACCCGCCTTTGTCCTGTCTTTTGTAAGAAAGATCTTTTCTATATCCTGCTCTCTGAGCTTACCATCGTTGATAAAAAGCAGCGTGCCGACAAGAATACGCACCATATTATAAAGAAAGCCGCTGCCGCTTATGAGAAATTTCACAAGCTCGCCCTCACGCCTTACGTCAAAGGAATATATTTCCCTGACGGTGTTTTCCTTATCACAGTCAGTCGAGCAGAAGGCTTTGAAGTCATGCTCGCCAACAAATAGCTTGGCTGCGTCGTCAAGGCGCTTTTCATCTATAGGATACCAGCTCTTATACGCCCTGTCAGAAAGAAAGGGGCTTTTTATCTCGCTGTTGTGGATAATATATTCATATTCCTTGCCCTTGCAGTCATATCTTGCGTGGAAATCATCACTGACCTGCTCACAGGTATGCAGAGCTATATCCTCCGGCAGACGTGCGTTACTGCCGAAGATTATACCACGCTCGTTTATCGTGTTCCCGGTATAGAAGTTAAAATAGAACTCCCTTGCATGAACGCCTGTATCGGTGCGTGAGCAGCCGAATATCTTTATATCCTCATTCAGAAGCGAGGAAAGAGCCTTCTCGACGGTCTCCTGCACGGTAACAGCGTTATCCTGTATCTGAAAGCCGTGGTAGTTAGTGCCGAGGTAGCTCATTTTCACCTTGAAGTTTCGTCTCATAAGACCTGTATCTCTTCTATGCTGTCAACTCTTTCGATATAGGTCGAATCACCCTTCTTGCCGTGAATCTGAAGCATGATGAATTCAGCATCGACATCTACGACATTACATCTTTCGCTGTCGAGCTGGTCACTTGAAACTATACACTCCTTGCCTATAAGGCCTTTGAGTATCGGTGATACATACATTTCATTCATTGTTTTTCTCCCCTTATCTTTTTCTTCGTTTAATAAACTGGCGGCAATTACTGCGCCTGTAAGTGTGTCAAGCATTATTATAACACCTCTTTGTGA from Ruminococcus sp. NK3A76 includes these protein-coding regions:
- a CDS encoding DUF3592 domain-containing protein — translated: MGDKDFIQEQYEAEQRMGNNQPLGGYPQQGYPQQRYPQQGYPQPQVYQTPGGVSVRASINGRPANNSADASFVFKLLGGIFMGIGIILALVCILVSNTMNDKYDRCTETTTGVVIKNVINDDGAYAPIFRYEVDGQEYEDKSSFSTKPAKYDVGEEVEVHYNPDKPKEYYVDKALIIVQVILYAIGGFFFVFGLIFLIVGINIKRKEQSV
- a CDS encoding DUF3592 domain-containing protein; translation: MAKKIVITDPVKIRRFMLIFGLVFIIGGVSALGLGIWSGLKTKEKNDKCTATAAATVIDYETYTEYHKKKTATNKHRASTDYRLVYEFEVAGETYVGSDNDVGSNLKPYALGTKLEIHYDPKDPDNSYFYDTSNVKMYAGIGVGVLFLIIGILVASGKLKKTTD
- a CDS encoding nucleoside phosphorylase, which encodes MASIMDGERQFHIKAKQGEIGRYCILPGDEDRVPVIAAYLENAKQIAKNREFNVYTGYLNGEMVTVCSTGIGGPSAAIAVEELVKCGADTFIRVGTSGGIDLKVWGGDLVIASAAIRGEGTTYEYLPKDYPAVADFEVIEALKSSAETLSSDEDGNRYHIGVVHSKDSFYGEVEPDNSPVGEDIKYRWDAYLKCGCLTSEMECAAVYAASIARRARCGAVLTAIWNVERSKAGLPDNITNDSTRAIKCVIGAIERLIKADKAKK
- a CDS encoding N-acetyltransferase; this translates as MNKNDIIIRIEKETEHREVENLIRESFWNVYRPGCTEHYVIHVLRNDPAFVKELDFVMLKDGRLIGQNMFMKTIIKADDGREVDVLTMGPICITPELKRRGYGKMLLDYSLEKAAEMGFGAVLFEGNIGFYGKSGFDYSSRFGIRYHDLPEDADSSFFLCKELKAGYLDDVTGVYLTPQGYYVPDDEAEAFDKGFPPKVKQKLPTQIF
- the cysK gene encoding cysteine synthase A, translated to MSNVKSNVSELIGGTPILEASRFAAAEGIDAKILAKLELFNPAGSVKDRVAKAMIEDAEKKGVLKAGSTIIEPTSGNTGIGLAAVGVSKGYTVILTMPETMSVERRNLLKAYGAKVVLTEGSKGMKGAIAKAEELSKEIENAVILGQFVNPANPQAHFETTGPEIWNDTDGKVDIFIAGVGTGGTVSGVGRYLKQQDPNVKVVAVEPETSPVLSEGKSGAHKIQGIGAGFVPDTLDTKVYDEVIKVPNEGAFQKGAAFARAEGVLVGISSGAALYAAAELAKRPENKGKTIVALLPDTGERYLSTALFD
- a CDS encoding thioesterase family protein, which codes for MLSISRRVEVSDIAQNGHIRLSALVDMLQDCAFDHLQADTTLKPYFAQTGNVMFLVSRQIDIKRFLVYGEQLTVSTWCYELKRMYGFRNTIITDSSGNVCACAYETGAFADPATSRPVKIPQELADKVEKHPAYDMEYTSRKVALPESEPDKTSQLAVYGSFVDMYGHVNNARYIELSEDFIPEGREVRRVRIEYKQPLKKQSAAARAWVSDDNVVTEIADEQGKSCCVIEYCF
- a CDS encoding ATP-dependent Clp protease ATP-binding subunit yields the protein MMCSRCKKRPAVVFISQMNMKDPSAKKNEGLCLVCARELGISQVEDYMKQMGITDEEVQAMSDQLMDITDGNDFEMGGSNTMPNFLSNLFGNAFNPEKTQGDAKTDKRSEKAKEKKKKELKFLNNFCTNLTERAREGKLDNIIGRERECDRVIQILSRRQKNNPCLIGEPGVGKTAIAEGIAQRIVAGNVPYHLQGKEIYLLDLTALVAGTQFRGQFESRCKGLVEEVKKEGNIILFIDEVHTLVGTGDSEGTMNAANILKPSLSRGEIQVIGATTFKEYRKYIEKDAALERRFQPVTITEPTVEETTEVLKGISKYYEKHHRVHIDAYTLKMCAVLSERYINDRFLPDKAIDLLDEACALKSINTPEIAEFDKLNEELKKHKELVEGYEENENPDYEILATEKAEISRIENRLKEVEDKLAEISVTEEDLSKVIELWTGIPANKIATTEYSKIRGLKDELSKRIIGQQEAIEKVSNAIRRTRVQLAKRRRPASFIFVGPTGVGKTELVKVLGETLFDATEPLIRVDMSEYMEKHSVSKLIGSPPGYVGFDDAGQLTEKVRRRPYSVILFDEIEKAHPDVMNILLQILDEGKINDSQGRSVSFENTVIVMTSNAGSTDKDTGVGFNKTDSEISHDKAMKALKDFLRPEFLGRIDEVIVFNPLTEEDYAKIAALMLDEMKEPLEEKNIKLSYDDKALKAIAKKSHNKHLGARDIRRVIRNDIEDKIASILIDSDDKISAAAISADDEGEITVSSL
- a CDS encoding DUF5711 family protein, which gives rise to MAKGTAESTDLRSARKVHKRKKLLKRLIVVFVILAIAAVVFALRNMWVPKLKGIFDKPHGLIVNDGKLAEGNFPLSLSDNGTAKLYTCDEMFVTVDDSAVKFFDISGNLINTVQHNLAHPSACVYGKKMLVYENGGNTFEIVNAKGEQYKKKLDDTILIAAMEDDLIAVVTDAVKYDSCLTVYDEEGNEVYRWASNKRIMSLDINDDGSGCFISTFSSKDGQTKSAVTELDFSSEGEAMVSDELDTLVLSVQQNASDDIWAIGDSALYKLDKTGDVIDKYDYQGELCAYTSNENVCSVAVSTVKRGASELMIWDSDDADLSGDAELISGRVKALVSNDDNVFMLSEHSAECYDFDAHLTATAAVSNDYVGFVYLEDSLIFIGYRDINKIEFKN
- the truA gene encoding tRNA pseudouridine(38-40) synthase TruA, whose product is MRRNFKVKMSYLGTNYHGFQIQDNAVTVQETVEKALSSLLNEDIKIFGCSRTDTGVHAREFYFNFYTGNTINERGIIFGSNARLPEDIALHTCEQVSDDFHARYDCKGKEYEYIIHNSEIKSPFLSDRAYKSWYPIDEKRLDDAAKLFVGEHDFKAFCSTDCDKENTVREIYSFDVRREGELVKFLISGSGFLYNMVRILVGTLLFINDGKLREQDIEKIFLTKDRTKAGKTVPPQGLYLNRVFY